The segment ACCATTAATTTTGGAAAAATGGTTCTAATATTGCTGATTGCAAACTTTTGTTCCACTTTATTTTTTGTGGCTTTCCTTCCAAGTTACCAAGAAAGATGTACAATccaaacttcaatttctccattgaaagcattaaaaaaaattaatgcgCGTTTTCAATTCCTTTATGCAGTGTACAGTCAGCCAGATGAGTTGCCAAATGTCCAATATTAAGTCATAAAAAACTTAGTGCATCTAATTTCCAGCAAATCAGTTATGCTTAGTCTGCAACTGCACTACAGAAGTGACTTTGATTAGTCACTAAACTCATCGTGGAAACTGTAATACCAGACTGGTTCAATTTTGCTTTCCTCTCCCAAAAGTAGCTAGAAAAAAAGAAACTTGTTCGCATTACTGGCAGCAGAAATATGTCAAATGCAGAATTTCCCATACTGAGCATTCTTAAAATCATTGCAGCCCATCCTCAAGTAGAATCTCTTAACATACATCGATTAGTAATTTTCTTTGAAACATATTAAAGTAACACTTAGCATTGCTAAGGATTGCTTTTTATGCAAAGTTCATAAATGCACCATTCTATAATTAGTGACATTTGAATATTCAATGAACAAAACGGAAGTATCAAAACCATCTCCAATTTAAATGAAATTTTGATAGTCCCAAAATAGTGAATTTAAAATATGTCGTTAACTGCTGCTTTTTGAGTGCATAGTAGAGGATAAGAAAAGAGGCAAGGAAATGAGTTTTATGTTTGCAGAACAATAACCCAATTGTCTGTTCAAGAGTGAGTGAATGGAAAAGAGGCACATGTGGGAGGTGTATGGGTTCAGAGAGGATTACATATTATTTGCTTCAGAAATTCCTTCCTAGCTTTGAAATGCTAGCTGCATATGAAGTTTATAGATGTGAAACAGACATTGAGATGTTCTCTAGACAAAGCTAGATGACATACAAGTATTCAAAGATAAAGAGATCTTTCCAAATGCTGCAAGTTGCTGTTATTTCCGGACACCAAGTTTAAAAACACATTTGTTCATTTTCACATCATAGTGAAAAAAGACTCGATGGAATTAAAAAATGCACACAGCACAATCACCAAAGCCTACAAGATTGAACATTTAGCCATATTCAAAGCAATTTTAAAAAGCCGATTATTCAACTGAATGTTTGCTTCTGTAAATTATAATTGTGCAAATATAGTCTACTTGACTTTGGCCTAAACTGCCATCTTGAGTGTGTTCCACCTGTAGGTGTGAACAAGAGCATACAGTGAACAAGCAGGTAGGCAGCAAACTACAATGCTAAATAGTTCAACAAGTGGGATACACCTCAACAACAGTTAAACCTGACAGTTTCAGTCAattgaaatattttttaaagatcAAATTTGAAACTCATAGCAAGGACAACAGCGAAACTTAAAGGGGGGGGGGTCCTAAGAAATCAGTCTTTTGATACAATTCAGGCAAATTGATCCAATTGTATGGTCCACGTAAGAATAATAAATCAACTATTCAAACGAAAAATTTGCTATGCTCAATTTGTTCTGAACTAATTGCATTAATAACTTGCGTCTGTTGAGTGCCTTCAAAAGCAGAACAAGTCCCACAGTTCTTTACACTAACAACCGTATGAACAAATGCAGAGGCAGATGGATTAAGAGATGGGTTGAAAAGCTTGACTGAAGAGTTGGGAtctaatgtgattttttttttgaggcaTAAAAAGTGAAAAAGCAAAGAGCAAGCATGTTCTGGAGAGCAGAAGTAATGCAGTCAAAAGACAAATgatgggaggaaagagaggtgaatAGGTTTGAATCAGAGAACAAAAAATTTTCAGGAGGGGTTATATGAAAAAACTCGCAGAGTGGGGCAAGAATGTAAAATAATCCCATGATTCAATGGGAGAGCAGGGGACACTGGAGGTTAGCAAGTTGGAAGAGATGGACAAATTAGAGTGCAAAACGGACATGACCAGCAGGGTTTTACATAACTTAGGAGTTACGAATGGAGGATAGCAGACTAACGAGAAGGGCATTATAATAGTTAATAATGAAGTATAAATAGCATATAAAAGGTTCTAGCAGACATAGGAGCCACGATATATAATGCTGCAGATGTGGAAGTAAGCAATCTCAATAAATGTATAGAATTTAAAGCTCTGCTTGGTGTTAAATATTACACCAAGGTTACAAAAGAAAATGAATGGAATCAGTAGCAAGGGAACAAGAATTTATGGCAGTTGCCCAAGACATTCATCTTCACATTGCTTTGTAGGGGAAAGCTATGGTAATGACAGGATTTATCAAAGctgtttgacagatacagaggcaTTCAAGGAGTTAAGAGAATTGGTGATGATAGAGTTGAGAGTCATCAAACACATAGAAGGAAGTCTAGCCTAGCAGATGTTGTTGCCAGGAAATAGCACATCCATCAAGAAGAGGAGGAAGATTGATCCTTGGGCTGGGGTGCTTCACAAATGACAATTCACAGATGGATGAAAAGCCATTTTGAAGATGCACTCGCTGCATTTGGATTGCTTTGGATGGAGCCACAGAAGAGGCACTGGAAGGTGGAATTATCAACCATGTGCAATTCTAGAGATAGATCCAAGACAACAAAAGAAAGATAAAAGCACCACAATTGAAGCTACAGAAAATGTTAATCAAGATTTTGGCAAGTACCACCAGCAGGTAGGAACCAGACTGAAGCAGGGTGTTTCAGAAGCAATGTACATACAGCCGAGAAGAGACATGTTCAAAGACTTCAGAGGAGCGGAGTTAGAAATAACATCATAATGAAAGAGGATATTTGGACAACAATTAGGTGGTTAGATTTCCACACTTCAATTGTCAAATATTACCAGATGCAAGTCTTTCAGAAAATATACACCAGGAGATGAAGGGATACATGTATTTCAAATCCTGTGTTAAGTTTTGGATTTTTTCTGTGCAGCTAACAttatttttatattaaaaaagaATGCAAATTGCACAGCAATTATTATACGATCCTTAACCCTACACTGCAGTCAGCTTCGCAAAAAATATTCTGATTTGTGATTTGTACATCAACTTGCACACATTCTCTTAAACTTCTGTTGCATCTTCACTCTCCAAGGACAAATAAGGAAAAAAGTAATTAACTTCTAAATTATATGGCTGGTTTTACTTAGCAACAAAGGATTCATTTACAAGAGATGTGGAATCGCATACTGGTTCTGGGAATTTATGTTGCAACAGCTACATATGAAACCATTTCAGATCCATACACTTCTGACTTCACCCCAGCCAATCATTTTTAAGCCGCATATGCCACAATTTTGAGGAAACTAGAACAGGAAGAAACAGATACTGCCCTATCAAATAAGTGGTCTCAAGTGCTTATGTCTCAGtacataaaacaatttacaaactaaACAGATTAATTCAACAAACATGTAAAAATGCATCATCACCTAACCAAAGGGACTGCAAAACTAAAGCCTGACCTTTTTAACTTTTTCAAACTTGACCAAAGAAGGGAACATCGCCTCAGGGCAGGGGAATTGGGAACACAATTATCATATAATTGCAATCATTTTACAGAGAAAAATAGATAAACATGAATATACCAATTGACCATACAACAACAAGTCCAACATTTAGTAAGAATTTAATTTTTGGGCTCTCCTGCAACATTTGTAAGGAAGTAACTTCACTTTCTACAGAATCTTTTGCTGTTTTTTTCATACTGTAACTTTTAATTCCACAACACTGATCAAAATATTGCCACCATATGTTCTTCCTTTGTAAGTTATGTTCCTCCTTATCCATTTGGTCCACAACAGTTGTTTGGCCATTTATATAAAGGTCATTGTGTGTCTGATCTTCAGCAGTACATAAAGAGCTCACAGATTTGGGGTCACCACTTCCAGGCATTAATAGAACTAATTCTATTTGACCAGTCAGTGGAGATGAATCCTCATCTTTGTGCTTACAATCAGAAATATCGGCACATCTGGTATCACTACATTTTACCAAACTTTTGTCTGTTAATTTATCAGATTCTTCCTTCTGGCAGCTTTCAATGTCTTGTGTGTCTTTTAATGCCCAGAATGTGGTGTTGCAAATCAGGTCTCTGGAAGGAGGAGGGGTCAGCAGACTCCCTACTACTGCTGTAATAATAGTGGTCCAAAACAAAACTGCTGCTACATACATGTAGTGAATATTTCTGATAAAACTTGGTCTGGTGTCAGACTGGTCACATTCTGGCATGTGATATATAAAAGCAAGAATCAAGCGTGTGATTCCCAAAATGGATCCAATCAACCCTCCACAGAAAGCCCCCTGCTCATTGCAGCGCTTCCAGAAAATACCAAGAAGAAACAGGGCTGCTACTGGTGGGGTGAGATAATCTGCTACCTCTTGAATGTAAAGATACATTTGTCCTCCCTGCATCTCTACAATTATAGGAACCCAAGCAATGCTTACAGCTACCATGAAGACAACAAACAGACGACCTACTATCATAAGTTCTCGAGAGCTGGCAGCCTTTCGAATATGCTTGTAAACATCAAGGGTAAATATGGTGCTGGCACTATTGAATATGGAATCCAAATCACTCATTAAAGCTGCTATCATGACAGCCATCATTAAGCCACGAAGACCTACAGGCAAGATTCCCAATGCTAATCGTGGATAGGCAATATTTGAGCACCCAGCTCTGCTGCCACATACTTGCATACAGTGCTCTGGATTAATGCAAGCAATTTCATCAGTAAAGAGGACTCTGGAAATCATGCCTGGGACGACTATGATAAACATAGGCAAGAGTTTCAGAAAACCAGCCATCAGGGTGGCTCCTTTGGCATGAGCAATGTTTTTTGCTGCCAAGACGCGCTGTACAATGACTTGGTCGGCACACCAATACCAAACAGAAGCTGGTGTTTGACCCAACAGGAAACCAGGCCAAGGAATATCCTCATCAGTTGGTTCACGTAACATCTTTAGAGAATCTTCTTTTGGGTGGATACGGCAAGTACTGGCAGAACTTAAGTTGAATGAAGTAATGACTGCTGTAACATTTGGTGAGGCTAGCATATATTGTCGTTTGAGTTCTTCAAAACCTCCCACCTTGATCATACCGACAACCATCAATGTTAAAGCTCCACCAATCATAAGAATGGCCTGCAGAACGTCTGTGTAGATGACAGCCACAAGTCCTCCTGTGACAGTTAACACTGCAGTCAACCCAATCAAAACGATGATAGAGAGATATAGGTCCCAACCAAGTGACGCCCGGATGAACAGTGCACCAGCATACAAATCGATGGAAAGCTTTGTAAAAACATACAATAGTAAGGACAACAATGCAAAATAGATTTTTATTCTGTTACCGCCATAACGTTTGGAAAGGTATTGTGGCATTGTATATACACCAGACCTGATGTAGACAGGGATGAAAATCCAACCTAATACCTGTAAAATCAACATTGCATTTAACTCCCAAGCTCCCACTGCAAACCCACTGGCTGCTCCAGATCCTGCTAACCCAATGAAATGTTCACTGCCAATATTGCTCACAAACAATGAAGCACCTATTGCCATCCAGGTCATGGATCGTCCTGCAAGAAAGTACCCACTCACAGTACTTCTGTTGGACTTCCACATCACAAAAAACCCAATGCACAATACAAGAATAAAATAAAGTCCTAcaacagccaagtcagctgtttCCATCAACCCAAACATTTTATACAGTACAGATTTAATTCAGTTTACAAAGGATATTCAGGCAATGGCCAACCCTGTTACTTGACAGCAGTAAAATAAAAGGGGAGAAAAAGAACATACAATACAGAATGGTAATACTTTGTCCTTTA is part of the Carcharodon carcharias isolate sCarCar2 chromosome 18, sCarCar2.pri, whole genome shotgun sequence genome and harbors:
- the LOC121290524 gene encoding sodium/myo-inositol cotransporter-like, whose translation is MFGLMETADLAVVGLYFILVLCIGFFVMWKSNRSTVSGYFLAGRSMTWMAIGASLFVSNIGSEHFIGLAGSGAASGFAVGAWELNAMLILQVLGWIFIPVYIRSGVYTMPQYLSKRYGGNRIKIYFALLSLLLYVFTKLSIDLYAGALFIRASLGWDLYLSIIVLIGLTAVLTVTGGLVAVIYTDVLQAILMIGGALTLMVVGMIKVGGFEELKRQYMLASPNVTAVITSFNLSSASTCRIHPKEDSLKMLREPTDEDIPWPGFLLGQTPASVWYWCADQVIVQRVLAAKNIAHAKGATLMAGFLKLLPMFIIVVPGMISRVLFTDEIACINPEHCMQVCGSRAGCSNIAYPRLALGILPVGLRGLMMAVMIAALMSDLDSIFNSASTIFTLDVYKHIRKAASSRELMIVGRLFVVFMVAVSIAWVPIIVEMQGGQMYLYIQEVADYLTPPVAALFLLGIFWKRCNEQGAFCGGLIGSILGITRLILAFIYHMPECDQSDTRPSFIRNIHYMYVAAVLFWTTIITAVVGSLLTPPPSRDLICNTTFWALKDTQDIESCQKEESDKLTDKSLVKCSDTRCADISDCKHKDEDSSPLTGQIELVLLMPGSGDPKSVSSLCTAEDQTHNDLYINGQTTVVDQMDKEEHNLQRKNIWWQYFDQCCGIKSYSMKKTAKDSVESEVTSLQMLQESPKIKFLLNVGLVVVWSIGIFMFIYFSL